Proteins found in one Gordonia sp. PDNC005 genomic segment:
- a CDS encoding thioesterase family protein, whose protein sequence is MTDQFTTLHRLLDGRTVDSERLRTVYGFGGLHGGILSAMLLGHMRRAVDASFRPVELTTQFIAPTRDLPSVEVRVLRQGRRNAQVTATATAPDGSIVATADAVFTARAAAPITHRLSPEAPSGVTPLESASPIVIDPQFMPLATAFEIRPATSILPYTGADDAELYAWIRLAGPSPDPQSRLLILADALAPSYAATLNVLAPIPTVRMAVHFAPTTKSSDDDWVLLHARTPHADDDGWLSESLDLWTPDGVHLASSTQLRIVRH, encoded by the coding sequence ATGACCGACCAGTTCACCACCCTGCACCGTCTGCTCGACGGCCGCACCGTCGACTCTGAACGCCTGCGCACCGTGTACGGGTTCGGCGGACTCCACGGTGGGATCCTTTCGGCGATGCTGCTCGGCCACATGCGCCGCGCAGTCGACGCATCGTTCCGACCGGTCGAGTTGACCACCCAGTTCATCGCACCGACGCGCGATCTGCCGAGCGTCGAGGTGCGGGTGTTGCGCCAGGGACGACGCAACGCTCAGGTGACGGCCACCGCGACCGCGCCTGACGGTTCGATCGTCGCCACGGCCGATGCCGTGTTCACCGCACGAGCGGCAGCGCCGATCACGCACCGACTGTCCCCCGAGGCGCCCTCCGGTGTCACCCCGCTCGAGTCGGCGTCGCCGATCGTCATCGACCCGCAGTTCATGCCGCTGGCGACGGCGTTCGAGATCCGTCCCGCCACGTCGATCCTGCCGTACACCGGGGCCGACGACGCCGAACTGTACGCGTGGATCCGTCTCGCCGGCCCCTCCCCCGACCCGCAGTCGCGGTTGCTGATCCTGGCCGACGCACTGGCGCCGTCGTACGCCGCGACACTCAACGTCCTGGCGCCCATCCCGACGGTGCGAATGGCTGTTCACTTCGCGCCCACCACAAAGAGCAGCGACGACGATTGGGTGTTGCTACACGCTCGGACCCCGCACGCCGACGATGACGGCTGGCTCAGCGAGTCTCTGGACCTGTGGACGCCAGACGGAGTTCACCTCGCGTCGTCGACACAACTGCGTATCGTCCGACACTGA
- a CDS encoding MCE family protein produces MPPLSRLVKIQLIVVVLLGLVASVYGGIRYARMDQAVGVGVYRVTVEMPDAGGLFSEAQVTYRGVAAGRVRDLRMTADGVDVDLVLESSGEQIPASALAVVANRSAIGEQFLDFQPTSADGPFLHEGSRIAASQVRFPPKLQEVTQSAIDLTKTVPVDDLRIAVTELGKAFDGQGDNLTRLVDSLDKLSQTGVENLDDTIQLIKNSRPVLATQAEQSDEILSWSKNLNVVAATLASSDPAIRRILTDGPRAATTLSRFLDDNGADATKLIHQLGTTVDTIEPASFVTGMTFAMLSSLSASSMTTSSPEGTIRFGIVLETENPPSCTRGYESTQRMIDQIKARNPDFDINYDDFPFNTKAACSVPTGSPTAVRGANNADLSNPDFVQPWDNKPKRDPDKLNLNPLANQLAGLMGVRAR; encoded by the coding sequence ATGCCACCGCTCAGTCGTCTAGTGAAGATCCAGCTCATCGTTGTTGTCCTGTTGGGGCTGGTGGCGTCGGTGTACGGCGGCATTCGGTACGCCCGAATGGACCAGGCGGTGGGCGTCGGCGTGTACCGGGTGACGGTGGAGATGCCCGACGCGGGAGGCCTGTTCTCGGAGGCTCAGGTCACCTATCGAGGTGTCGCCGCCGGACGTGTACGTGATCTGCGGATGACTGCAGACGGTGTTGACGTCGACCTGGTCCTCGAGTCCAGTGGTGAACAGATTCCGGCGTCCGCCCTCGCTGTCGTGGCGAACCGGTCCGCGATCGGCGAGCAGTTCCTCGACTTCCAGCCGACGTCGGCTGACGGACCGTTCCTCCATGAAGGATCACGTATCGCGGCGTCGCAGGTGCGGTTCCCGCCGAAGCTGCAGGAAGTCACGCAGTCGGCGATCGACCTGACGAAGACGGTCCCCGTCGACGATCTGCGGATCGCCGTCACTGAACTCGGCAAGGCCTTCGACGGTCAGGGTGACAACCTGACTCGGCTCGTCGACTCCCTGGACAAGCTGTCGCAGACTGGCGTCGAGAACCTGGACGACACGATCCAGTTGATCAAGAACTCGCGTCCGGTCCTGGCGACACAGGCTGAGCAGTCGGATGAGATCCTGTCGTGGTCGAAGAACCTCAACGTGGTCGCGGCGACGCTCGCGTCGTCCGACCCGGCGATCCGCCGGATCCTCACCGACGGGCCCCGTGCGGCGACGACGCTGTCGAGGTTCCTCGACGACAACGGCGCAGACGCCACGAAACTCATCCACCAACTGGGTACGACGGTCGACACGATCGAACCGGCGTCGTTCGTGACCGGCATGACCTTCGCGATGCTGTCGTCCCTGTCCGCGAGCAGCATGACCACGTCGTCGCCGGAAGGGACAATCCGGTTCGGCATCGTCCTCGAGACGGAGAACCCGCCGAGCTGTACACGCGGCTACGAGAGCACGCAGCGGATGATCGACCAGATCAAGGCGCGCAACCCCGACTTCGACATCAACTACGACGACTTCCCGTTCAACACCAAGGCTGCCTGCTCGGTGCCCACCGGCAGTCCGACAGCGGTGCGCGGCGCGAACAACGCCGACTTGTCGAACCCTGACTTCGTGCAGCCCTGGGACAACAAGCCCAAGCGTGATCCCGACAAGCTGAACCTCAACCCGCTCGCCAACCAATTGGCAGGCCTGATGGGTGTCCGGGCCCGTTGA